Genomic window (Sphingomonas japonica):
TCCAGCCCAGCGCCGCGCCAGCCAGCGCGAACCCCGGCACCGGTCGCCGCGCTCCGGGCCGGGTCGCGCGCCGGATCGCCCAGATCGCCACCACCAGCAACGCGGTGACCGGCGCATGCCCGAACAGCGTCGTGCTCCACCCCCACACCGGACTGCCAAGGCCGAAACCGAGCGCACCGAACAGCGCCCCGCCCCTGTTGCCGGTCAGGCCCAGGCCGAGATCATAGAGCAGTACCGCCGCCAGCGCGGTCAGCGGCGCGATGATCAGCGCCACTATCAGCCGCAAACGAAGTTTCAGGAACCCGCCAAGCGCCTCGTTGCCGAAGACGTAACCGAGCGAGCCGCTGCGTTCGCCGGTGACGCCGTGCACCGCCGCGACCACGGGAAGCGCCATCAGCGTCGTGCCCGGCGCTTTGTCCATATAGCTGTGTCCGTCGAACGTCGCCTTGTCGATCGTCAGCGGCGCGAATTCGTCGATCCGTGCGTCGCCATCCTCGACCAGCGAGATCGCGGCGAACAGGCGCGTAGTGTTGTTGGGATTCCATTCCCACGACCCGAACGCCGCGATAGATCCCCACACCAGTGCGAACAGCAGCAATAGCGTCAGGCGATCCGGGCGGCGGGATTGCATGCGGCGCGCCTAGCAGCAGCGTGCCGACTGCGCCAGCTTCAGACGCTATGCCGACTGCGCCAGCGTCAGGGCAGCGGCAGGTTGGCGGCGTCGCGCTCCGCTTCCTTGCGCAATGCCTTGTTGCGTGCCGCGGCCTGCCCGAAACAGCCGCTCGCGCCGCCGACACCGACCGCCGAACACGAGCCGATACCGCTGTCGCCGGCGTCGAAGGTCGATTCGACTCGCTCGGCCCATGCCTCGTTCTGTGGTGTCACCTCAAGCTGGCGCAGTTCCTGCGGAATGCGGAACCGCTCCGCTTCACCGCGGCGGACGCACACGACGATCTCCTCGCCATCGGCGTTCGTCGGGCAGCGGTCCTGGCCATAGATCACCAGTACGCCGTCCTGCACCGCATTCTGCGCGGCGGCGGGGGCAGGGAGCATCGGTACGGCCAGCGCCGCGATTGCCACCATCCACATCTTGCTCATCACCGCACTCCTCACTCTGCTCGATCCATCAACGCACGAAGCGCGGCTTGAGGTCAAATCCGTTTCGACGCGGCAATCGCAACGCGGCATCCGGCGCGGATCAGCGCCGACATCACCGGATAGCCGATCGCCTGCTCGGCGCCGTGGTCGAGCGCCGCCTGTTTGTGCTCCAGCTCCTCGGCCTGAAAATCCAGCACCGCGGCACTCAGCTCGGGATCATCCTCGCCCAGCGCATCGAGCTGCTGCTGATAATGCAGGTCGATCTCGGTCTCGACCGCGACGGTGCATGCCATCGCCGCGCGGGGTCCGATCGCCGCGGTCACTGCCCCAAGCGCAAAGCCCGCGACGTCCCAGAAAGGCTGCAGTACCGTCGGCCGCACCCCGCGTTCGGCGATCATGCGGTCAAAGAAGGCGCGGTGGCGTTCTTCCTGCTCGGCCATCCCGGCGATCGCACGCGCCATCGGCACATGATCGCCCATGATCGCCAATTGCCCGGCATAGATGCGCGTCGCGCCATATTCTCCGGCCTGGTCGACGCGGATCATCGCCGTGGTCGGCTCGCGCCGGTCGCCGGGTCGCCATCGTGCCATCAGCCCGCCTTTCGCTTCAACAGCGCCAAGATGGCGACGGCACCGCCCAGCGAAAAGAGCGCGTTGAACCCGGCGAGCGAAATTCCCGCAAAGGTCCATTGCGGCACGTCGCAGCGCGTCAGCGGCGCGGCCATGATGTCGGCGAGCAGGTCGCCCGAACCCGACGAAGGCGCGGCCGAACAGCCGGTGATGCCATCCCACCAGCGATATTCGACCCCGGCATGGAACACGCCGATCGCTCCCGACAGCGCGATCAGCAGCGCCGCAAGCACCACCAGCGCGACGCGATTGTTGGTCTGCGGCACGAAGAACGCCAGCAGCGCCGCCGCGATGGCGCCATAATGCGGCCAGCGCTGCCAATGGCACATCTCGCACGGGTACAGCCCGCCCAGATATTGCGAGCCGAGCGCCCCCGCGATCAGCGCGAGCGGCAGCAGCAGCGCCAGCCAGCGCGCCGCGATCAGGCCGGGTCCACGCACGCGGCCGGGATCAGCGCGCCGAGCGAGTGGCAGCAGGCTTCGCCTGCGCCAGTTGCGGCCCGGTGCCAAGCCGGCCGATCGTCTTCAGCGCATAATGCAGCTGGAAATCCTCGATTCCCTGCTTCTTGAGCTGCTCGGCGGTGGCGGCAAAGCGCGGGTCGGTCTTGTCATCCTCCTCAAGCGTACGGTCGTCGACCTTAGCCTCGTTGATCAGATGGCGGCGCAGATCGGCCTCGCGGAACACCGGCCGGTCCTTGTAGTCAGGGTCGGAAATCTGCGGCACGACCAAATCGGGTTCGATCCCGCCTTCCTGCACCGACTTGCCGGACGGCGTGTAGTAGCGCGCGGTGGTGAGGCGGAGCGCGCTTTCCGGCCCGAGCTGGAGCAGCGTCTGCACCGATCCCTTGCCGAACGTGCGTTCGCCCATCACCAGTCCGCGATGATGATCCTGGATCGCGCCGGCGACGATCTCCGACGCCGATGCCGTCCCCGAATCGACGAGCACGACGATCGGCAGGCCGTTCGCCAGATCGCCGGGACGGGCGTAATAGCGCTCGATATCGCCCTTGGCACGGCCGCGCTGCGATACGATCTCGCCGCGTTCGAGGAACACGTCCGACACCTCGATCGCCTGGTTGAGCAGCCCGCCGCCATTGTTGCGCAGATCGACGATATAGCCGAGCGGCTTCTTGCCGAGCGATTTCTCGATCGCCATCATCGCCGCGCGGGTGTCGGCGCCGGTCGATGCCGAGAAGGTGTTGATGTTGACGATGCCGATGCCGTCCTTGACTTCCCACTTGACCGGCTTCTGCACGATGATCTCGCGCATCATCGTGACGTCGATCGGCTTGTCCTGACCCGGACGCACCAGCGTCAGCGATACCTTGGTCCCCGGTTCGCCGCGCATCTCGGTAATCGCCGCATCCAGCGTCTCGCCGAAGATCAGCTTGCCGTCGATGTGCGTGATATAGTCGCCGGCCTTGACCCCGGCGCGATCGGCCGGGGTATCCTCGGTCGGAGCGATCACCTTGACCGCACCGTCTTCCTGCGTGACCGTCAGGCCCAGGCCGCCGTAATTGCCCTCGGTCTGGATGCGCATATTCTCGAAATCGAGCGCATTGACATAGGAGCTGTGCGGATCGAGCGCCGCCAGCATCCCCTGGATCGCGCCTTCGACCAGCTTCTTGTCCTCGACCGGTTCGACATATTCGGCTTTGACGCGGTTGTAGACGTCCATGAACACGTCGAGCTCGCGATAGCTGTCGGTATCGACCTGCGCCATCGCCGCGGTCGCGATCGGAACGAGCGCCATCGCCGATGCGATCGCGGTTGCCTGGAGCAGCGGACGGGCCATGCGGGATACTCTTGATACGGGGTTTTGATACAGGCTTCGGGGCGATGATAGCGCCATTCGCGCCGCGATCAAAGGATGCAGTGACGATCGGTGCAGCGGCGAGTCAGCGCAGCAGCGCCACCAGGTCGATCGGGACGCCGCGCCGCCGCAGCTCGGTGGTGATGCGCGGCGCAGCGCCGGCCGGCGCTCGGCCGATCGGATCGCCCGCGGCTACGCGATCGCCGCGCTCCACGCTGGCCCGCTCGAGCCCGCTCACCAGGCTGCTCCATCCGTCGCCATGCGCCAGGATGACGACGCCGCCATAGCTTCGAAACGCGCGGGCGAAGACGACGCGACCCGCCGCCGGCGCGACCACTATCGCCCCCGGCCAGGTCGCCACCGTCAGCCCGCGTGCGCGCACGCCATTGTCCGACACCTCGCCGAGCCCGGTGACGAGCTGGCCCGCGACCGGCAGGCGATACGGCGCTTCTCCTTGCACTTCGACGCCGCGCGCGCCCGGCCGCGGCAGCGGCCCGTCCAACCGCTCGAGCGAAGCGCGGGTGTCGGCGGCGATCCCCGCCAGTTCCATCTGATCGACGATGTCGCGCGCATCCTCCCCCAGCGCCAGCGCCCTATCCGACTCGACCAGTGCAGTGCGTTCCAGCGCGACCGAGCGCAGCCGGCTTTCGGACTCGGCGCGGACGAGCGCGATTCGTTCGCGTTCGAGCGCGGCGCGCCCATCGGCCAGCGCCCGCGCCGCGCCGCTCGCCTCGATGCGCAGCCGGTCCGCGCGCTCGACTGCCCGGCGCAGCTCGGCCGAACGCGCCGCGACCACCGGCACGACGCTGGCCAGCGCCGCACGGACATGCACCAGATCGGCGGTCGATCCCGGCTGCGCGATCGCGGCGATCGCCGGACGCCGGGCCAGCGCCTGCAGCGCCGCGACCAGCCGCAGCGTCGGCGCCTGCCGCTCCGCCAGGCGGCTGCGTTCGAAGGCCAGGCGGCGCTCGATCAACGCGACACTTGCCTCCGCCGCGGCGGTCTCCGCTTGCGCCGCCGTCACCCGCGCCGCGACTGCCGCCTGCGTGACCCGTGCGCGCGCGGCCGCGTCACGCGCCCGCTCCGCCCCCGCCTCGAGCGCTCGCGCGCGTTGGAGCGCCGCCGCCTGAGCGCGCCGCGCCTCGGCAAGCCGCGCACGATCCGCCGCCGATGGGTCCGCCTGCGCGGTCAGCAGCAGCGTCGCGGCGCCTGCCAAAACGAGAATGCGGACGGCGCGCATGCCGTCACCCCTCGCGATGATAGGGGTGGTTGGCAAGGATGCTGGTGGCGCGAAACAGCTGCTCGGCCAGCATCGCGCGCGCCAGCAGATGCGGCCAGGTCAGCCGCCCGAATGCGATCAGAAGATCGGCCTCCGCACGGTCGGCATCGCCGAACCCGTCGGCGGCGCCGATCAGGAAGCGCGCCTCGCGCACGCCATCGTCGCGCCAGCGCCCGAGAATATCGGCAAAGGCCTTCGACGAAAGGTCGCGTCCCGTTTCATCGAGCAGGACCCGGCGGGTCTCCGCGGCGTAGGGCGGCATCCGGCCGCCCTGATCGGGCAGTTCGGTGATGCGCGTGTTCCAGGCGATCCGCTTGAGATAGCGGTCGATCAGTTCGGCTTCAGGCCCGCGCCCGATCCGCCCGCGCGCGACGATATGCAGCAGCACGCGGGGGCAGGATCAGTGAGTCTGGGGCGGCGCGTCGTCTCCGAACGCCCACATCCTCTCGAGATTGTAGAAGCTGCGCACTTCGGGACGGAACAGATGGACGATCACGTCGCCGGCATCGATCAGCACCCAGTCCGCGCCGGGCAGCCCCTCGATCCGCGCCGGTCGGCCGAATTCGGCCTTGATCTTCTCAGCCAGCTTGGTCGCCATCGATGCCACCTGCCGGGTCGATCGTCCCGATGCCACCACCATGTAATCGGCGATGCTCGATTTGCCGGCGAGCGGGATCGACACCGTCTCTTCGGCCTGGTCGGCGTCGAGCGAGGTCAGGACGAGCTGATGCAGCGCCTCGGCCCCTTGCGGGTCGGACGAGCGGTACGCAGCGGAGGATGTGGCCAAGAGAGCTCCTAGGACTGGGGCTGTGCGGGTTGCGGGCGGGGCGGCGCGAAACGCCGGTGCCAGGCTGGGTCGGCGGCGCGCAAGCGTGTCGCCGAAGTCGGATCGAGGCGGAAGCGCAGCAGCACGAGGGCCGGCAATCTCCACTTGGTCCAGTTCTTCGCCTGGCCTGCGGGGCGCACATGCCGTCGCAGCCAACTCATCGCAGGACTTGCGCGAGCATCCCCTTCATAGCCCGGACGCGCGATCACCGCAATCGGCATGGTGCGCGCGATGTCGCGCCAGCCTTTCCACTGATCGAACTGGGCCAGATTATCGGCGCCCATCAACCAGATGAAGTCGTGCTTGGGGCGCAACGCGACCAGCTTGCGCAGCGTATCGACGGTATAGCGCGTCCCCAGCCGCCGCTCGATCGCGGTGGGGCGGATCGGTGCATGCCGCGCCATTGCCTGAGCCGACGCCATTCGCGCCGCAAAGGGCGCCATATCGGCGGCACCTTGTTTGAGCGGATTGCCTGGCGACACCAGCCACCACACTTCGTCGAGCCCGAGCGCACTCAGCGCCGCAAGCGAGATCGCGCGATGCCCGCGATGCGCCGGATTGAACGATCCGCCGAGCAGCCCGATGCGAATCAAGAGACCGCCGTCGTCGCCATTATCCACGCACCTGTCCGGTTCCGCGCACCAGCCATTTATATGTGGTCAGCCCCTCGAGCGCGACCGGGCCGCGGGCGTGGAGGCGGCCGGTGGCGATGCCGATTTCCGCGCCCAGCCCGAACTCGCCGCCATCGGCGAACTGGGTCGATGCGTTCCACATCACGATCGCCGAGTCGACGTCGGTGAGGAAGCGTTCGGCGGTGGCGGCATCTTCGGTGACGATGGCATCGGTATGATGCGAACTGTGGCGCGCAATATGCGCGATCGCGCCGCCCACTCCATCGACCATCGCCACCGACAGAATCGGCGCGAGATATTCGGTGTCCCAATCCTGTGCCGTCGCCACTCCGATACGCGCATCGATCGCCTGCGCGTCGGCATCACCGCGCAGCTCGCAGCCGGCCTCGAGCAACGCCGCTACGATCGTATACGGATCGGGCAAGGCGCGATCGATCAGCAGCGTTTCGGTCGCACCGCAAATGCCGGTGCGCCGCAGCTTGGCATCGACGACGATCGCACGCGCCCTGGCGGGGTCGGCGGCGGCATCGACATAGCTGTGGCAGATGCCGTCGAGATGCGCGAGCACCGGCACGCGGGCATCGGCCTGAACCCGCGCGACCAGCGACTTGCCCCCGCGCGGCACGATCAGGTCGATCGCGCCCGCCGCAGCCAGCATCGCGCCCACCGCCGCGCGATCGGTGGTCGGCACCAGCTGCACCGCATCGCGCGGCAACCCCGCGCTCTCCAGCCCGGTTACGAAGGCTAAATGGATCGCGGCGTTGCTTGCCCGCGCTTCCGATCCTCCGCGCAGGATCGCGGCGTTGCCCGCCATCACGCACAGGGCCGCTGCATCGGCGGTGACGTTTGGCCGGCTTTCGAAGATGATCCCGATCACCCCGATCGGCACGCGGACGCGGTCGAGCACCAGCCCATTGGGGCGCTCGGAGCGATCAATGCGCTGTCCGACCGGATCGGCAAGCGCCGCAACCGCCTCGATTCCCTGCGCCATCGCATCGATGCGCCCCGTGTCGAGCCGCAGGCGGTCGAGCAATGCGTCGGTCAATCCCCCCTGCTCGGCGCGTGCCATGTCCTGCGCGTTCGCCTCCAGGATCGCGGCGGCGCGATTGCGAACCATGTCGGCAGCGGCGCGCAGTCCGTCCGCCTTGCGCGCGGTCGGCATCGCGGCAAGCTGGCCGGCGGCGGCGCGGGCCGCCACGCACATCGGGGCGAGATCGAACTCCATCATGCTACAAGTTGCGCTCGCGCGGCGACAGCGCAACTGATAAATGCCTGGTGATGAGTGGGGAGCTAGAGGGGGCGGCCGAACTGGCCACTGGCGGCCTGATCGCGCGCGCGTTCGAGCCGCGCGCGGGCGAGGGCGCGGGCGAAGGCGACGCAATGTGCCTCAACTGCGGGACTGCGCTGCTCGGAACGCATTGCCACCGCTGCGGGCAAGCGGCGCACGTACATCGCTCGTTCGGGGCGATCGGGCATGAACTGCTCCACGGCGTCGTCCATTTCGAAGGCAAGATGTGGCGCACGCTGCCGATGCTCGCCTTCCGTCCCGGCGAATTGACCCGGCGCTATGTCGCCGGTGAGCGCGCGCGCTTCGTCTCGCCGATGGCGATGTTCCTGTTCTCGGTGTTCACGCTGTTCGCGCTGCTGTCGATCCTGGGCGTGTCGCCGCCGACCGAAATATCGAGCGGCGCGCAAGTAGAAGCCGGGATTGCTGAAACCCGATCCGATCTCGCCGACGACCGCGAGGAAGCAGTCGAGGATCGCGATCGTCTGGCGCCCGGCGATCCGCAGCGCGCCAAACTCGACGCCCGGATCGCCGATATCGACCGCGAGGCCGCGGTGCTGGCAGCGGCGGCCACCGCGGTCAAGGGCAAGGGCAGCACCGTGACCGACATCGGCAAGACGGGCTGGCACCGCCTCGACAAGGGGATCGAAAAGGCCAACCGCAATCCGGGGCTGCTGCTCTACAAGCTGCAGGCGAACAGCTACAAATTC
Coding sequences:
- a CDS encoding demethoxyubiquinone hydroxylase family protein gives rise to the protein MARWRPGDRREPTTAMIRVDQAGEYGATRIYAGQLAIMGDHVPMARAIAGMAEQEERHRAFFDRMIAERGVRPTVLQPFWDVAGFALGAVTAAIGPRAAMACTVAVETEIDLHYQQQLDALGEDDPELSAAVLDFQAEELEHKQAALDHGAEQAIGYPVMSALIRAGCRVAIAASKRI
- a CDS encoding disulfide bond formation protein B, encoding MRGPGLIAARWLALLLPLALIAGALGSQYLGGLYPCEMCHWQRWPHYGAIAAALLAFFVPQTNNRVALVVLAALLIALSGAIGVFHAGVEYRWWDGITGCSAAPSSGSGDLLADIMAAPLTRCDVPQWTFAGISLAGFNALFSLGGAVAILALLKRKAG
- a CDS encoding S41 family peptidase, which gives rise to MARPLLQATAIASAMALVPIATAAMAQVDTDSYRELDVFMDVYNRVKAEYVEPVEDKKLVEGAIQGMLAALDPHSSYVNALDFENMRIQTEGNYGGLGLTVTQEDGAVKVIAPTEDTPADRAGVKAGDYITHIDGKLIFGETLDAAITEMRGEPGTKVSLTLVRPGQDKPIDVTMMREIIVQKPVKWEVKDGIGIVNINTFSASTGADTRAAMMAIEKSLGKKPLGYIVDLRNNGGGLLNQAIEVSDVFLERGEIVSQRGRAKGDIERYYARPGDLANGLPIVVLVDSGTASASEIVAGAIQDHHRGLVMGERTFGKGSVQTLLQLGPESALRLTTARYYTPSGKSVQEGGIEPDLVVPQISDPDYKDRPVFREADLRRHLINEAKVDDRTLEEDDKTDPRFAATAEQLKKQGIEDFQLHYALKTIGRLGTGPQLAQAKPAATRSAR
- a CDS encoding murein hydrolase activator EnvC family protein, which produces MRAVRILVLAGAATLLLTAQADPSAADRARLAEARRAQAAALQRARALEAGAERARDAAARARVTQAAVAARVTAAQAETAAAEASVALIERRLAFERSRLAERQAPTLRLVAALQALARRPAIAAIAQPGSTADLVHVRAALASVVPVVAARSAELRRAVERADRLRIEASGAARALADGRAALERERIALVRAESESRLRSVALERTALVESDRALALGEDARDIVDQMELAGIAADTRASLERLDGPLPRPGARGVEVQGEAPYRLPVAGQLVTGLGEVSDNGVRARGLTVATWPGAIVVAPAAGRVVFARAFRSYGGVVILAHGDGWSSLVSGLERASVERGDRVAAGDPIGRAPAGAAPRITTELRRRGVPIDLVALLR
- a CDS encoding 23S rRNA (pseudouridine(1915)-N(3))-methyltransferase RlmH — protein: MLLHIVARGRIGRGPEAELIDRYLKRIAWNTRITELPDQGGRMPPYAAETRRVLLDETGRDLSSKAFADILGRWRDDGVREARFLIGAADGFGDADRAEADLLIAFGRLTWPHLLARAMLAEQLFRATSILANHPYHREG
- the rsfS gene encoding ribosome silencing factor, with product MATSSAAYRSSDPQGAEALHQLVLTSLDADQAEETVSIPLAGKSSIADYMVVASGRSTRQVASMATKLAEKIKAEFGRPARIEGLPGADWVLIDAGDVIVHLFRPEVRSFYNLERMWAFGDDAPPQTH
- a CDS encoding nicotinate-nucleotide adenylyltransferase; this translates as MIRIGLLGGSFNPAHRGHRAISLAALSALGLDEVWWLVSPGNPLKQGAADMAPFAARMASAQAMARHAPIRPTAIERRLGTRYTVDTLRKLVALRPKHDFIWLMGADNLAQFDQWKGWRDIARTMPIAVIARPGYEGDARASPAMSWLRRHVRPAGQAKNWTKWRLPALVLLRFRLDPTSATRLRAADPAWHRRFAPPRPQPAQPQS
- a CDS encoding glutamate-5-semialdehyde dehydrogenase, with protein sequence MMEFDLAPMCVAARAAAGQLAAMPTARKADGLRAAADMVRNRAAAILEANAQDMARAEQGGLTDALLDRLRLDTGRIDAMAQGIEAVAALADPVGQRIDRSERPNGLVLDRVRVPIGVIGIIFESRPNVTADAAALCVMAGNAAILRGGSEARASNAAIHLAFVTGLESAGLPRDAVQLVPTTDRAAVGAMLAAAGAIDLIVPRGGKSLVARVQADARVPVLAHLDGICHSYVDAAADPARARAIVVDAKLRRTGICGATETLLIDRALPDPYTIVAALLEAGCELRGDADAQAIDARIGVATAQDWDTEYLAPILSVAMVDGVGGAIAHIARHSSHHTDAIVTEDAATAERFLTDVDSAIVMWNASTQFADGGEFGLGAEIGIATGRLHARGPVALEGLTTYKWLVRGTGQVRG
- a CDS encoding DUF3667 domain-containing protein, which codes for MSGELEGAAELATGGLIARAFEPRAGEGAGEGDAMCLNCGTALLGTHCHRCGQAAHVHRSFGAIGHELLHGVVHFEGKMWRTLPMLAFRPGELTRRYVAGERARFVSPMAMFLFSVFTLFALLSILGVSPPTEISSGAQVEAGIAETRSDLADDREEAVEDRDRLAPGDPQRAKLDARIADIDREAAVLAAAATAVKGKGSTVTDIGKTGWHRLDKGIEKANRNPGLLLYKLQANSYKFSWLLIPLSLPFVWLLFAWKRQYRLYDHAVFVTYSIAFMSLVFVTLMLLDMIPGAMPLIGTLALIVPPLHLYKQLRGAYALRRWSALARTLVLGSLIGVVLTMFIIALLALGLVG